A genomic region of Herbaspirillum sp. DW155 contains the following coding sequences:
- a CDS encoding type II secretory pathway, component PulD: MKRMITALLMAYSALAVAAPAGPLLPFMPLSMPLPAGAPPQSDSAMEFSRVRVAEAVEAMYTQILKTPYLIQPEVVADERLVSFRFGTGVSARSEVSRFMGLLGLSVRTVNGVDIVGIVKEVEPDKEPFIYRPKYRDVTYLVELLRGLFPKGEFTSTRSVHGAPQAITADAATGQSKAPAPAGSAASLLDTDPDALVFNGTETDIKKLSGLLAQLDTRQGEVMVRGQVFEVASNGAEGSAFSLALHLLGGTVSAGVSQPSPLDGFVRLKNASIDAVFAALSSDSRFKTISAPSLRVRSGAAGRFAVGQDVPVLGAISYPGNGSAPVQSVEYRSSGVIFDLKPIVRESVVDLTVGQQLSNFIVTQTGVNNSPTLTKREVSTSLSVADGDVVIIGGLAENRESSGRIGFSFLPDWMRSNTGQNSKTEILLVLQVSRL, from the coding sequence ATGAAGCGCATGATTACTGCGTTACTGATGGCTTATAGCGCGCTCGCGGTCGCTGCCCCTGCTGGCCCGTTGCTTCCTTTCATGCCCTTGTCTATGCCGCTTCCCGCTGGTGCGCCGCCACAGTCCGATAGCGCAATGGAGTTCTCGCGGGTGCGCGTGGCGGAAGCGGTTGAAGCGATGTATACGCAGATCCTCAAAACGCCATACCTGATACAGCCTGAAGTCGTAGCCGATGAACGGCTTGTCTCATTCCGCTTCGGCACTGGCGTTTCTGCTCGATCTGAAGTTTCTCGCTTCATGGGCCTACTCGGTTTATCAGTGCGCACAGTGAATGGCGTTGATATCGTCGGGATTGTGAAAGAAGTGGAGCCGGACAAAGAGCCGTTCATCTATCGACCGAAGTATCGGGATGTGACGTATCTGGTAGAGCTATTGCGCGGCCTTTTCCCGAAAGGGGAATTTACCTCCACGCGCTCTGTTCACGGTGCGCCGCAAGCGATCACGGCAGATGCAGCCACCGGTCAATCGAAAGCGCCTGCTCCTGCAGGGTCTGCCGCCTCTCTGCTTGATACCGATCCTGATGCGCTGGTGTTCAATGGGACGGAAACAGACATCAAGAAACTGTCCGGGTTGCTTGCGCAACTGGATACGCGCCAAGGGGAAGTGATGGTACGGGGCCAGGTGTTTGAAGTCGCCTCCAATGGGGCTGAAGGTTCGGCGTTTTCTCTCGCGCTGCATCTGCTCGGCGGCACCGTCTCTGCGGGCGTTTCGCAACCTTCCCCGCTCGATGGTTTTGTACGCCTCAAGAATGCGTCCATTGATGCCGTCTTTGCAGCGCTCTCCAGCGATAGCCGCTTCAAGACGATTTCCGCGCCATCGCTACGTGTTCGGTCTGGTGCCGCTGGTCGCTTTGCTGTTGGTCAGGATGTGCCTGTGCTGGGTGCGATCAGTTATCCGGGGAATGGAAGCGCTCCGGTGCAGTCGGTGGAATATCGCAGCTCGGGTGTTATCTTCGATCTGAAACCGATCGTGCGAGAGTCAGTAGTGGATTTGACAGTCGGCCAGCAGCTATCAAATTTCATCGTCACGCAAACCGGCGTCAACAATTCGCCCACGCTGACCAAGCGCGAAGTCAGTACGTCCTTATCGGTCGCTGACGGTGATGTCGTCATCATCGGTGGTCTTGCGGAGAATCGGGAAAGCTCAGGCCGCATTGGTTTCTCGTTCCTGCCTGATTGGATGCGCTCCAACACCGGGCAGAACAGCAAGACGGAAATTCTTCTCGTCCTTCAGGTGTCACGCCTATAA
- a CDS encoding tyrosine-type recombinase/integrase — MVSPVTWSDAEERWKTERSHKASMFSDESIFRWLRPHLAHVALADIDRDVIRALRDRKSRSGVRAATINRMLSLLRAVLNLAHREWGWIEEPPFIRLLTEPRSRIRFLSRDEAVKLLHELPEHLSDMAAFSLATGLRKTNVTGLEWSQVDMRRQVAWVHHDEMKNRRALAVPLNQDALAILASRLNRHPRFVFTYQGERIQQTSTAAWYKALKRCHIEDFRWHDLRHTWASWHVQGGTPLHVLQELGGWRTYDMVLRYAHFSAAHLAIYAENLGGLIRRPMFADSSAMADAPPFR; from the coding sequence GTGGTTTCGCCGGTTACATGGAGTGATGCAGAGGAGCGCTGGAAGACGGAGCGCTCTCATAAAGCATCAATGTTTTCTGATGAATCTATTTTCCGATGGTTGCGCCCTCACCTGGCACATGTGGCTCTGGCCGATATCGACCGTGATGTTATCAGGGCTTTGCGTGACCGCAAATCGCGCAGCGGCGTGCGTGCCGCCACCATCAATCGTATGCTTTCGCTATTGCGCGCGGTTCTCAATTTGGCCCATCGTGAATGGGGATGGATAGAGGAACCTCCCTTTATTCGATTGCTTACTGAACCTCGTTCGCGCATCCGTTTCTTGTCGCGCGATGAGGCTGTTAAGCTTCTTCACGAACTTCCTGAGCACCTCTCTGACATGGCAGCTTTCAGCCTGGCTACAGGCTTGCGTAAGACCAACGTCACCGGACTTGAATGGTCACAGGTAGACATGCGCCGTCAGGTCGCATGGGTGCATCATGACGAGATGAAGAATAGACGGGCTCTAGCTGTTCCATTAAATCAGGATGCATTGGCTATCCTTGCATCGAGATTGAACCGTCATCCTCGTTTCGTCTTCACTTATCAAGGTGAGCGCATTCAGCAGACATCTACAGCTGCTTGGTATAAAGCTCTAAAGCGTTGTCATATCGAGGACTTCAGATGGCATGACTTGAGGCATACATGGGCTAGCTGGCATGTACAGGGAGGGACTCCTTTGCATGTCCTTCAGGAACTTGGCGGCTGGCGCACTTACGATATGGTTTTAAGATATGCACACTTTTCTGCTGCACATTTGGCCATTTATGCGGAAAATTTAGGGGGCCTTATACGCCGCCCTATGTTCGCGGACTCATCTGCTATGGCTGATGCTCCGCCGTTTCGCTAA
- a CDS encoding type II toxin-antitoxin system antitoxin SocA domain-containing protein: MYDPKSIANFFLEAAAREGQSIDPMKLQKLVYYAHGWFAGHFGKPLINENVEAWQYGPVIPSLYHEFKPYGAGAIRSKAKGFVNGSFQDVPLPTDPGLLHFLNNVWNSYGPYTGIALSEMTHAAGSPWDITWRNSEGMHGADIPFPTIQEHFGEAVRRINPAQAAQGGTAW, from the coding sequence ATGTATGATCCAAAATCAATAGCGAACTTCTTTTTAGAAGCTGCCGCCCGAGAAGGACAAAGCATTGATCCAATGAAGTTGCAAAAATTGGTGTACTACGCTCATGGTTGGTTTGCTGGACATTTTGGGAAACCGCTCATTAATGAGAACGTCGAGGCATGGCAGTATGGGCCAGTAATACCTTCGCTTTATCACGAATTTAAGCCTTACGGTGCTGGTGCAATTCGTAGCAAAGCAAAGGGTTTCGTGAATGGCTCTTTTCAAGATGTACCTCTGCCGACAGACCCCGGCCTGTTGCACTTTTTAAACAATGTTTGGAATAGCTACGGTCCGTACACCGGTATCGCGCTGTCTGAAATGACTCATGCGGCAGGCAGCCCGTGGGATATCACATGGCGTAATTCTGAAGGTATGCACGGTGCTGATATCCCATTTCCTACTATCCAAGAGCACTTTGGTGAGGCTGTTCGACGTATTAATCCAGCTCAAGCGGCACAGGGAGGCACTGCATGGTGA
- a CDS encoding tyrosine-type recombinase/integrase, which yields MNLKNGRYYHVSGSSPRKWTPLGDDINEARRLWAEIECEPVSTDDKTFSVVGARYMREVLPTLRAHTQRDYQQYFRLLEAVFGSIAIDVIRPYDIAEYLRVRGETSKVRANREKALFSTIFNHARSWGYTDLTNPCIGIKGHKEKARDRYVSDDEYRSVWACAHPTVQDAMDLALYTGQRPADVLKITTDDIHDGKLAITQNKTGKKLRISIEGELAEVVQRIMQKPRQSSDKMLLQDADGSSLTYFALRSRFDIARKKAGVSFQFRDIRAKAATDAEDLAHAQSLLGHKNRSTTEIYTRERRGEIVRPLLKRK from the coding sequence ATGAATCTCAAGAATGGACGGTACTATCATGTGTCAGGTAGCTCTCCTCGAAAGTGGACGCCACTAGGTGACGATATAAACGAGGCTCGAAGGCTGTGGGCAGAAATCGAGTGTGAGCCGGTTAGCACTGATGACAAGACATTCTCGGTGGTAGGCGCTCGCTATATGCGGGAGGTCTTGCCAACGCTTAGAGCGCATACTCAGCGTGATTATCAGCAATATTTTAGGTTGCTAGAGGCCGTATTTGGATCCATAGCAATTGATGTCATTAGGCCATACGATATTGCGGAGTATCTGCGCGTCAGAGGTGAGACTTCGAAGGTCAGGGCAAACAGAGAAAAGGCATTATTCAGTACGATCTTTAATCACGCACGCTCATGGGGATATACAGATCTAACTAATCCGTGTATCGGCATAAAAGGTCATAAGGAAAAGGCTAGGGACAGATATGTCTCTGATGATGAATATAGATCTGTTTGGGCGTGCGCTCACCCCACTGTCCAAGACGCAATGGATTTGGCTTTATACACTGGCCAGCGTCCGGCAGATGTGCTGAAAATTACGACTGATGACATACATGACGGGAAGCTAGCGATTACGCAGAATAAGACAGGGAAGAAGCTAAGAATTTCTATTGAGGGGGAGCTTGCAGAGGTTGTTCAGCGAATTATGCAGAAACCCCGTCAGTCGTCAGATAAGATGCTATTGCAGGACGCTGATGGCTCTTCGCTTACTTACTTTGCGCTTCGATCTCGGTTCGATATCGCAAGGAAAAAAGCCGGTGTAAGTTTTCAGTTCAGAGATATAAGGGCGAAAGCCGCGACGGATGCTGAGGATCTGGCTCATGCACAGAGTCTCTTGGGGCATAAAAATAGAAGCACAACAGAGATTTACACAAGGGAGCGACGTGGCGAGATAGTGCGCCCGCTGTTGAAGAGGAAGTAA
- a CDS encoding zonular occludens toxin domain-containing protein, producing MPINAYTGLMRSGKSYEVVSEVILPAIARGRRVVTNIDGISESKIHQYIFEKQNIPLASLGKVIHVDNQDVFREDFFPYFDDMKSAHVNTVVQPGDIVCIDEAWRFWGAGKIHKNHQSFFLEHGHFTDEETGVACDLVLMVQDISTLNRFLKNVVAFTFKTHKKVSLGMNNTYSINCWEGYKLNKATLVGTWIRKYKKEIFPLYSSFKGGVSGKTETVDQRQNKFSGKRIWITLGTLLIEPIS from the coding sequence ATGCCCATCAATGCATATACCGGCCTGATGCGCTCTGGAAAAAGCTATGAGGTCGTGTCGGAAGTAATCTTGCCAGCAATCGCTCGTGGTCGACGCGTGGTGACGAATATCGACGGCATTTCCGAATCGAAAATTCATCAATATATCTTTGAAAAACAAAACATTCCTCTCGCGTCTTTGGGGAAAGTAATTCATGTCGATAATCAGGACGTCTTTCGGGAAGATTTTTTTCCCTATTTCGATGACATGAAGAGCGCTCACGTCAACACTGTCGTCCAGCCGGGGGATATTGTCTGCATCGATGAAGCATGGCGGTTCTGGGGCGCTGGAAAGATTCACAAAAACCATCAGTCATTTTTTCTAGAGCATGGGCACTTCACTGATGAAGAGACTGGTGTGGCATGTGATCTTGTCTTGATGGTGCAGGACATCAGTACGCTAAATCGATTTTTAAAAAATGTTGTTGCTTTCACGTTTAAGACGCATAAGAAGGTGTCGTTGGGCATGAACAATACCTACAGCATCAACTGCTGGGAGGGATACAAGCTCAATAAGGCGACGCTGGTTGGTACGTGGATACGCAAATATAAAAAAGAGATTTTCCCTCTCTATAGTTCGTTTAAAGGTGGAGTTAGTGGAAAGACTGAGACGGTCGATCAGCGGCAGAATAAATTTAGTGGAAAGCGGATCTGGATCACTCTGGGAACCCTCTTAATAGAACCCATTTCATAA
- a CDS encoding DUF2523 family protein: MFAILASAVNVLLGFVFRSVIVKFVLYFGLFFVVTEFLQILSPLLPTASGLTNSLAGVPSGVWYFLDLFNISYGMPALLSAFVTRFVIRRLPIIG, translated from the coding sequence ATGTTTGCGATTTTAGCGTCAGCGGTCAATGTTCTCCTTGGCTTCGTCTTCAGGTCAGTGATAGTGAAGTTCGTTTTGTACTTCGGCCTATTTTTTGTTGTCACTGAGTTTCTTCAAATACTTTCTCCGCTCTTGCCTACAGCCTCGGGCCTAACAAATTCCCTGGCGGGAGTGCCGAGTGGGGTGTGGTACTTCCTCGACCTGTTCAATATCTCTTACGGAATGCCAGCGCTGCTATCCGCATTCGTGACGCGATTTGTCATTCGCCGCTTACCTATCATCGGATAG
- a CDS encoding zonular occludens toxin domain-containing protein: protein MGINVYTGLMGSGKSYEVVAEVIVPAIAKGRRVVTNVDGIDGDKIRAYIGKTYKPVPEQLGEVVHVTNGDVALANFFPYYDDKKGAHTDTIVQPGDLVCIDEAWRFWPATGANLLQEHKSFFLEHRHFTNEQTGVACDLVLMIQDMSTLNRFVKNVVAFHIRTHKKISLGMPTHYSVSIFEGNKQSKAARISVELRKYRKDIFPLYSSFKGGADGKIVNVDKRQNMLARKKIWMTAGVLLVALVVGLCSINRFFHPKPVAESTQAGKQDANANNAKQSAAQSAKPAFSDAWRIVGTARFGTTSYVVIADEAGRLRYESPSMFVQMGPQTIGEIDGAKVTRYSGAVIHPVHIEGKK, encoded by the coding sequence ATGGGCATCAATGTCTATACCGGCCTGATGGGCTCCGGAAAAAGTTATGAGGTGGTGGCGGAAGTCATCGTCCCGGCGATCGCCAAAGGGCGGCGCGTCGTAACCAATGTGGACGGGATCGATGGAGACAAGATCCGCGCCTACATTGGAAAGACATACAAGCCAGTTCCTGAGCAACTAGGCGAGGTGGTCCATGTGACAAATGGTGATGTCGCGCTCGCCAATTTCTTTCCCTATTACGACGACAAGAAAGGTGCGCATACCGATACCATCGTTCAGCCTGGGGATTTGGTCTGCATCGATGAGGCGTGGCGATTCTGGCCTGCCACTGGTGCGAATCTCTTGCAGGAGCATAAGAGCTTCTTCCTTGAGCATCGGCATTTCACCAATGAGCAAACGGGAGTGGCCTGCGATTTGGTCCTGATGATTCAGGACATGTCTACGCTGAATCGCTTCGTAAAGAACGTGGTGGCGTTCCACATTCGCACGCACAAGAAAATATCTCTAGGCATGCCCACGCATTACAGCGTGTCGATTTTCGAGGGGAATAAGCAGAGCAAGGCAGCGCGAATCAGTGTTGAGCTGCGCAAGTACCGTAAAGATATCTTCCCTCTGTATTCCTCATTTAAGGGTGGCGCAGACGGGAAAATAGTCAATGTGGATAAGCGCCAAAACATGCTGGCGCGTAAAAAGATCTGGATGACAGCCGGGGTTCTGCTGGTGGCCTTGGTGGTTGGGCTGTGCAGCATCAACCGCTTTTTTCATCCCAAGCCCGTCGCCGAATCAACTCAGGCAGGGAAGCAAGACGCGAACGCTAACAACGCAAAGCAATCTGCCGCACAGTCCGCGAAGCCTGCATTTTCCGATGCGTGGCGCATTGTAGGGACGGCGCGTTTTGGCACGACAAGCTATGTCGTCATCGCGGATGAGGCGGGCCGTTTACGGTATGAATCCCCTTCAATGTTCGTCCAGATGGGACCGCAAACCATTGGGGAAATTGATGGTGCCAAAGTGACGCGCTATTCCGGCGCAGTCATTCATCCAGTTCATATCGAGGGGAAGAAATGA
- a CDS encoding type II secretory pathway, component PulD: MKCVITALLMAYSVLAVAAPTGPLLPLMPLSMPLPDGVPPQSDSAMEFSRVRVAEAVEAMYTQILKTPYLIQPEVVADERLVSFRFGTGVSARSEVSRFMGLLGLSVRTVNGVDIVGIVKEVEPDKEPFVYRPKYRDVTYLVELLRGLFPKGEFTSTRSVHGAPQAITADAATGQSKMPAPAGSAASLLDTDPDALVFNGTETDIKKLSGLLAQLDTRQGEVMVRGQVFEVASNGAEGSAFSLALHLLGGTVSAGVSTPSTLDGFVRIKNASIDAVFAALSSDSRFKTISAPSLRVRSGAAGRFAVGQDVPVLGAISYPGNGSAPVQSVEYRSSGVIFDLKPIVRESVVDLTVGQQLSNFIVTQTGVNNSPTLTKREVSTSLSVADGDVVIIGGLAENRESSGRIGFSFLPDWMRSNTGQNSKTEILLVLQVSRL, encoded by the coding sequence ATGAAGTGCGTAATTACTGCGTTACTGATGGCGTACAGCGTGCTCGCGGTCGCTGCTCCGACTGGCCCGCTGCTGCCTCTGATGCCCTTGTCTATGCCGCTGCCGGATGGTGTGCCTCCACAGTCTGATAGCGCAATGGAGTTCTCTCGGGTGCGCGTGGCGGAAGCGGTTGAAGCGATGTATACGCAGATTCTCAAAACGCCCTACCTGATACAGCCTGAAGTCGTAGCCGATGAGCGGCTCGTCTCATTCCGATTTGGCACGGGCGTTTCTGCTCGCTCTGAAGTCTCTCGCTTCATGGGTCTACTCGGATTATCAGTGCGCACGGTGAACGGCGTTGATATCGTCGGGATTGTGAAAGAGGTGGAGCCGGATAAAGAACCTTTCGTGTATCGACCCAAGTATCGGGATGTGACGTATCTGGTAGAGCTATTGCGGGGCCTCTTCCCGAAAGGTGAATTCACCTCTACACGTTCTGTTCACGGCGCGCCGCAAGCGATCACGGCAGATGCAGCCACCGGCCAATCGAAAATGCCTGCTCCTGCAGGATCTGCCGCTTCACTGCTCGATACTGATCCTGATGCGCTGGTATTCAATGGGACGGAAACAGATATCAAGAAGTTGTCCGGACTGCTTGCGCAACTGGATACACGGCAAGGCGAAGTGATGGTACGCGGCCAGGTGTTTGAGGTCGCTTCCAATGGGGCTGAAGGCTCGGCGTTTTCTCTCGCGCTGCATCTACTCGGCGGCACTGTCTCTGCTGGCGTCTCTACACCTTCCACGCTTGATGGTTTCGTGCGAATCAAGAATGCATCCATTGATGCCGTCTTTGCAGCGCTCTCTAGTGACAGCCGCTTCAAGACGATATCCGCGCCGTCATTACGTGTGCGCTCTGGTGCCGCTGGTCGCTTCGCTGTAGGTCAGGATGTGCCTGTGCTGGGCGCAATCAGCTATCCCGGAAATGGAAGCGCTCCGGTGCAGTCGGTCGAGTATCGCAGTTCGGGCGTTATTTTCGATCTGAAACCGATTGTGCGGGAGTCAGTAGTGGATTTGACGGTCGGCCAGCAGCTATCAAACTTCATCGTCACGCAAACCGGCGTCAACAATTCGCCCACGCTGACCAAACGCGAAGTCAGTACGTCCTTATCGGTCGCTGACGGTGATGTCGTCATCATCGGTGGTCTTGCGGAGAACCGGGAAAGCTCCGGCCGCATTGGCTTCTCGTTCCTGCCTGATTGGATGCGTTCCAATACCGGCCAGAACAGCAAGACGGAAATTCTTCTTGTCCTTCAGGTGTCACGCCTCTAA